One part of the Hydrogenobacter sp. T-2 genome encodes these proteins:
- a CDS encoding M16 family metallopeptidase yields the protein MRFIILLLFLLSLSFGGARVQEHILENGVKLITKETRGRGIVSGVIFIRSGTHGEKRRGLTNLTALLLTKGTKTYSSYQIASTFEDYGGSIYASASDDYVEIGFSTKVEGLKEGLRVIRSMLLEPLFSEEDLERERRNVLQAIRARRERGQELAVDALRRITYKGSNYEVFPLGLEEDVKAIGREDVINRWQEILPSKNVVVSLVGDFKTEQVLPMLREVFSEIPEGEYPLNPVDVSMREDLLERVKRPGSQATVLCAFDAPEFKGREYFAFKVLDAVLGDGMTSKLFKELREKRGYAYAVYSTYPTRLFSPRLIAYIGTSPEKKEDALRDLVEVIKNSEITPEDVELAKNKIVGDFLLARQTRARQAWYLGFFEVMGFGWRMDSEYVDKIRSVSFEEVQALREKYLKIHHCVVVEP from the coding sequence ATGAGGTTTATAATACTTTTGCTTTTTTTGCTTAGTCTTTCCTTTGGAGGTGCAAGGGTGCAGGAACACATTTTGGAAAATGGAGTAAAGCTGATAACAAAGGAAACAAGGGGAAGAGGTATAGTCTCTGGTGTGATATTTATAAGGTCTGGGACGCATGGGGAGAAAAGGAGAGGGCTTACGAACCTTACCGCCTTGCTACTTACAAAAGGCACAAAGACCTATAGCTCTTACCAGATAGCAAGCACCTTTGAGGACTATGGAGGTAGCATATACGCCTCTGCCAGCGATGATTATGTGGAGATAGGCTTTTCCACTAAGGTGGAGGGTCTAAAGGAGGGTCTAAGAGTCATAAGGAGTATGCTCCTTGAGCCACTCTTTTCTGAAGAAGACCTTGAGAGGGAAAGACGAAACGTGCTACAGGCTATAAGGGCGAGAAGAGAAAGGGGGCAAGAGCTTGCGGTGGACGCTTTGAGAAGAATTACCTACAAGGGTTCTAACTACGAGGTTTTTCCTCTTGGTCTTGAGGAAGATGTAAAGGCTATAGGCAGGGAAGATGTGATAAATAGGTGGCAGGAAATACTGCCTTCTAAAAATGTGGTGGTAAGTCTCGTGGGAGATTTTAAGACAGAACAGGTTTTACCTATGCTTAGAGAGGTTTTTTCTGAAATTCCCGAGGGAGAGTATCCACTAAATCCTGTGGATGTGTCTATGAGGGAAGACCTATTAGAGAGGGTGAAAAGACCGGGCTCTCAAGCTACGGTGCTCTGTGCCTTTGACGCTCCTGAGTTTAAGGGAAGAGAATACTTTGCCTTTAAGGTGTTGGATGCTGTGCTTGGAGATGGTATGACCTCAAAGCTCTTTAAGGAACTTAGAGAAAAAAGGGGCTACGCCTATGCGGTCTATTCCACATATCCCACTCGCCTTTTTTCTCCAAGACTAATAGCCTATATAGGCACTTCTCCTGAGAAAAAGGAAGATGCTCTTAGAGACTTGGTGGAAGTGATAAAGAATAGTGAAATAACGCCAGAGGATGTGGAGCTTGCCAAAAATAAGATAGTGGGAGACTTTCTATTGGCTCGCCAAACGAGGGCAAGACAGGCATGGTATTTAGGCTTTTTTGAGGTAATGGGCTTTGGCTGGAGGATGGACTCAGAGTATGTGGACAAAATAAGGTCAGTGAGTTTTGAAGAGGTGCAAGCCTTAAGAGAAAAATACCTTAAAATACATCACTGCGTGGTGGTGGAACCCTAA
- a CDS encoding M16 family metallopeptidase, translated as MATVVFAGELRTYKLPNGAKLVVNKREDTEAVALHVWFKVGSAYEDYQRKGMAHFLEHMLFNGSEKYPYGQIDYIIESLGGNLNAGTSKDYTFYHITIAKPYWKQALEVLYQLTQKPLLLEDMVEKEKPIVIEELRRGKDNPTTVLWEEFEKVFYKVSPYRHPIIGYEETIQKFTRDMLLEFYRNFYQPRNMFVVVVGDVEPEEVYKEVLETFGKEEGKPVPKVEILPEPEQLENRSKTIRDKRVERTYWLIGWRAPAIGTKEYYALAVLDQILGNGRTSLFYRELREKGLVYSVSTGDFGRPRDNLFFIYATLDQDRLEKVKARVFELMRSLKETLTEEEVQKAKERLINSEAFALERVERDAFYIGYSLTVVGLLDYYKYFDNNIRNVRREDVLRVLEKYILSKPYSEVIMVPER; from the coding sequence ATGGCGACAGTGGTTTTTGCTGGAGAGCTAAGGACTTATAAACTCCCTAACGGTGCAAAGTTAGTGGTAAATAAGAGAGAGGATACAGAAGCGGTAGCCTTGCATGTGTGGTTCAAGGTTGGCTCTGCCTACGAGGACTATCAGCGAAAGGGTATGGCTCACTTTTTGGAGCATATGCTCTTTAACGGCTCGGAGAAGTATCCATACGGACAGATAGACTACATTATAGAAAGTCTTGGTGGAAACCTTAACGCCGGCACTTCAAAGGATTATACCTTTTACCACATAACTATAGCAAAGCCCTATTGGAAACAAGCCCTTGAAGTGCTCTATCAGTTAACTCAAAAGCCTCTGCTTTTGGAAGATATGGTGGAAAAGGAAAAGCCCATTGTTATAGAGGAGCTAAGGCGTGGAAAGGACAATCCTACTACAGTCCTGTGGGAAGAGTTTGAAAAGGTCTTTTACAAGGTCTCTCCATACAGACATCCTATTATAGGCTACGAGGAAACCATTCAGAAGTTTACAAGAGATATGCTCCTTGAGTTTTATAGGAACTTCTACCAGCCAAGGAATATGTTTGTGGTGGTGGTGGGAGATGTGGAGCCGGAGGAGGTCTACAAGGAAGTGTTGGAAACCTTTGGAAAAGAAGAAGGTAAGCCTGTGCCAAAGGTGGAGATATTGCCAGAACCAGAGCAGTTGGAAAACCGTTCAAAGACCATAAGGGACAAAAGGGTGGAAAGGACCTATTGGCTCATAGGTTGGAGAGCTCCTGCCATAGGCACAAAGGAATACTACGCCCTTGCAGTGCTTGACCAAATATTGGGAAATGGTAGGACTTCTCTCTTTTATAGGGAGTTAAGGGAAAAGGGTCTTGTTTACAGCGTATCTACAGGAGACTTTGGAAGACCAAGGGATAACCTATTTTTCATTTACGCTACCTTGGACCAAGATAGGTTGGAGAAAGTAAAGGCAAGGGTCTTTGAGCTTATGAGGTCTCTCAAAGAAACTTTGACAGAAGAGGAGGTTCAAAAGGCAAAGGAGAGGCTCATAAATTCAGAAGCCTTTGCCCTTGAGAGGGTAGAAAGGGATGCCTTTTATATTGGTTATTCTCTTACCGTTGTGGGTCTTCTGGACTACTACAAATACTTTGACAACAACATAAGAAACGTGCGTCGTGAGGATGTGTTAAGGGTTCTTGAGAAATACATCCTTAGTAAGCCTTACAGTGAAGTTATTATGGTGCCAGAGAGATGA
- a CDS encoding DUF29 domain-containing protein: MRTISKEELKDLYHKDFPLWAEINLELLREKLYDLVDWENLLEEIEDMARSDLKACISLLARILEHLYKWDNFRNLAGGETAGRGWIKSINNARKDILAEFKKYPSLRNKLPKEIDKAWIDAVRNLERWLEDNGYEPEEFNIPEECPYTYEEAMTRDLRKDL, translated from the coding sequence ATGAGGACTATAAGCAAGGAAGAACTTAAAGACCTTTATCACAAAGACTTTCCACTCTGGGCGGAGATTAACCTTGAGCTTTTGAGGGAAAAACTCTACGACCTTGTGGACTGGGAAAACCTCTTGGAGGAAATAGAAGATATGGCACGGTCTGACTTGAAGGCTTGTATTAGCCTGCTGGCAAGAATATTGGAACATCTCTACAAGTGGGATAATTTTAGAAACCTCGCTGGTGGAGAAACCGCGGGAAGAGGCTGGATAAAAAGCATAAACAACGCAAGAAAGGATATCTTGGCGGAGTTTAAGAAGTATCCAAGTCTGAGGAATAAGCTTCCTAAGGAAATAGACAAGGCATGGATAGATGCGGTGAGAAACTTAGAAAGATGGCTTGAAGACAACGGTTATGAGCCAGAGGAGTTTAATATTCCAGAGGAATGTCCCTACACATACGAGGAAGCCATGACAAGGGACTTGAGAAAGGATCTATGA
- a CDS encoding DUF29 domain-containing protein has product MRTISKEELKELYHKDFPLWAEINYELLKEKLYDLVDWENLLEEIEDMARSDLWACVSQLARILEHMYKWDNLRKYTKGGEELGGLSWIRSVEYARVEIRSLFRRHPSLSKKLPEYIELAWEDAVDRIILWLRDIKKEELIKDIPKDCPYTYEEAMTRDLRKEIKP; this is encoded by the coding sequence ATGAGGACTATAAGCAAAGAAGAGCTTAAAGAACTTTATCACAAGGACTTTCCACTTTGGGCGGAGATAAACTACGAGCTTTTAAAAGAAAAACTCTACGACCTTGTGGACTGGGAAAATCTCTTGGAGGAGATAGAGGATATGGCAAGGTCTGACCTATGGGCTTGTGTAAGTCAGCTTGCGAGAATATTGGAGCACATGTATAAGTGGGATAATCTAAGAAAATATACAAAAGGCGGAGAAGAATTAGGAGGTCTCAGTTGGATAAGAAGCGTGGAATATGCAAGAGTGGAGATAAGGAGTCTGTTTAGAAGGCATCCAAGCCTAAGTAAAAAGCTACCAGAATACATTGAGCTTGCCTGGGAGGATGCGGTAGATAGGATAATTCTTTGGTTAAGGGATATAAAAAAGGAAGAGCTTATAAAAGACATACCGAAAGATTGCCCTTACACATACGAAGAAGCTATGACAAGAGACCTAAGGAAGGAGATAAAGCCATGA
- a CDS encoding DUF29 domain-containing protein gives MRTISKEELKELYHKDFPLWAEINYELLKEKLYDLVDWENLLEEIEDMAQRHLDSCISQLARILEHLYKWDNFRNLAGGETAGRGWIKSVNNARREILTMFDVYPSLRNKLPNEVSTAWKFAKRKLENWLEDNDYNPEDFYIPEECPYTYEEAMTRDLRKEIKP, from the coding sequence ATGAGGACTATAAGTAAAGAGGAACTTAAGGAACTCTATCACAAGGACTTTCCACTGTGGGCGGAGATAAACTACGAGCTTTTAAAAGAGAAACTCTACGACCTTGTGGATTGGGAAAATCTCTTGGAGGAAATAGAAGATATGGCACAAAGGCATTTGGATTCTTGCATAAGTCAATTGGCAAGGATATTGGAGCATCTCTACAAGTGGGATAATTTTAGAAACCTCGCCGGTGGAGAAACTGCGGGAAGAGGCTGGATAAAAAGTGTAAACAATGCAAGAAGGGAAATATTGACAATGTTTGATGTTTATCCAAGTTTGAGGAATAAATTACCTAACGAAGTTAGCACTGCATGGAAGTTTGCAAAGAGGAAGCTTGAAAACTGGCTTGAAGATAATGACTACAATCCAGAAGACTTCTATATTCCAGAGGAATGTCCCTACACATACGAGGAAGCCATGACAAGAGACCTAAGAAAGGAGATAAAGCCATGA
- a CDS encoding DUF29 domain-containing protein: MRTISKEELKELYHKDFPLWAEINYELLREKAYDLVDWENLLEEIEDMARSDLKTCISLLARILEHLYKWDNFRNLAGGETAGYGWIKSIENARRAINREFRKYPSLKHRLPGEIDKAWIDAIGYLENWLEENGYDIENFSFPEECPYTYEEAMTRELRKEIKP; the protein is encoded by the coding sequence ATGAGAACCATAAGCAAGGAAGAGCTAAAAGAGCTTTATCACAAGGACTTTCCACTGTGGGCTGAGATAAACTACGAGCTTTTGAGGGAAAAGGCTTACGACCTTGTGGACTGGGAAAACCTCTTGGAGGAAATAGAAGATATGGCGCGGTCTGACTTGAAAACTTGTATTAGCCTGCTGGCAAGGATACTGGAACATCTCTACAAGTGGGATAATTTTAGAAACCTTGCTGGTGGAGAAACCGCAGGGTATGGGTGGATAAAGAGTATAGAGAATGCAAGAAGGGCTATAAATAGAGAGTTTCGTAAGTATCCAAGTCTTAAGCATAGACTTCCTGGAGAGATTGATAAGGCATGGATTGATGCGATTGGCTACCTTGAAAACTGGCTTGAGGAGAATGGATACGACATTGAGAATTTCTCTTTTCCAGAGGAATGTCCCTACACTTATGAGGAAGCCATGACAAGAGAGCTAAGAAAGGAGATAAAGCCATGA
- a CDS encoding AAA family ATPase produces MRPIRLELENFTIYRGKHSIDFSPLNFFAIKGKTGAGKTSLIDAICYALYGKVPRYGGERAHAYLVSKGQRFMRVSLEFSVRGRRYKIEREYVEDKRRNLSEFRFYEEGKPKPFRERELEDYLKNVLRLDYSIFTKVILLPQNQFDRFLKPQNQRERREILNSLLGFSELILALKDLVGQEYKLLVGKLQLMQQRFEQLAYITPELILQREKELENVKKEYKELSEGASKLTNLLLKCKERDSLLQEYKKTSEDLDRLLTQEEDIARKKQLLETVLEILPYLPKVEQYESLLLQEEKLKEEKKEKELDLKKYHEERELVEQEFKSIEVEFKKLESYNNKRLEISQTLQLIEQYMGFKRDLEKIEGDIRHTEEQKDLYMTELKDLRERSHRGYEKIRDVEYAIQELEEKGVEQEFIQSQRIKEQVENTRRLEKEEEQVKIQVEILEKELKGKEEKLNKALKEREELELAIGQTEGDISNLRSFIERESELLQEGFRLKEQLSKALELKQVSEERAIYEKRLQELEKNLSSIEEQLEGLKERRIDVYAFEIRSRLTEGDVCPVCGHRVEHIELKEQGEDITSLIKRQEELEKTANSLRSELLENQAKVSILKTKEKELQEALYGLSTEDIQGRLSQVEGILKEIEEKKRLLRDREQTLRNLKTKHSELSKFIDNLKFEEGKIREEFLSKNSILERLVEEKNSLMKSLGEVLDVVLERVKKAEKEYEELRLLKERERKFKQRFEEIQKELMEKEKKYTELEERLKGLIQQKRSLEEKLMDLGNRIIKATGESPSELLAHKLRKQSQELERRVKEVQESYETTSSYLQRLREQEARLISDIQNIERMLSQLQSQKQSMASEIYSLQERFGSLQNLKSCALSQEQIKSLQQEIEEYNKERHNLENKLKELELKLQGLKELPETFRMEEDLKGLEASIEENRRLHGSLDSEIKKLKEDLSEKQSLEKSLSELRMELSLYERLRSDLVDNQFPEYVSQLMLKRIVDRASYYLFKFTSGLFTFDLLEGDLHVYDHSTGYHRIVSSLSGGETFLASLSLAFAVADILSQNAPLESLFIDEGFGSLDRETRDSLSEFFDMIRQSTDRLVGVITHVEDIAEKFSQRIEVEKREGYAKLKVIY; encoded by the coding sequence ATGAGACCCATAAGGCTTGAACTTGAAAACTTCACCATATACAGAGGAAAGCACAGCATTGACTTTTCACCCCTTAACTTTTTTGCCATAAAGGGTAAAACGGGAGCGGGAAAGACAAGCCTTATTGATGCCATATGCTACGCCCTTTATGGAAAAGTCCCAAGATACGGAGGAGAAAGGGCACATGCATATCTTGTCTCAAAGGGTCAGAGGTTTATGCGTGTATCTTTAGAGTTTTCTGTAAGAGGAAGGAGATACAAAATAGAAAGAGAGTATGTGGAAGACAAAAGGAGAAATCTGTCGGAGTTTAGGTTTTACGAAGAAGGTAAACCTAAGCCTTTCAGAGAAAGAGAGTTAGAGGACTATCTCAAAAATGTGCTTAGGCTTGACTACAGTATCTTTACAAAGGTTATACTCCTACCTCAAAACCAGTTTGACAGGTTTTTAAAGCCACAAAACCAAAGGGAAAGGAGAGAAATACTCAATTCCCTACTTGGTTTTTCTGAGCTTATCCTTGCACTAAAAGACCTGGTGGGACAAGAGTATAAACTCCTCGTTGGCAAGCTCCAGCTTATGCAACAAAGGTTTGAACAACTGGCTTATATAACTCCAGAGCTTATACTTCAAAGGGAAAAGGAGCTTGAAAATGTAAAAAAGGAATATAAGGAGCTTTCAGAAGGAGCATCCAAACTAACAAACCTGCTTTTGAAGTGCAAAGAACGGGACAGCCTTTTACAGGAATACAAAAAAACATCGGAAGACTTAGATAGGCTATTAACTCAAGAGGAGGACATAGCACGCAAGAAACAACTTCTTGAAACTGTCCTTGAAATACTTCCCTACCTTCCAAAGGTGGAGCAGTATGAGAGCCTTCTCTTACAGGAAGAAAAGCTAAAAGAAGAGAAAAAGGAAAAGGAGCTTGACCTGAAAAAGTATCATGAGGAAAGAGAACTTGTGGAGCAGGAGTTTAAAAGTATAGAAGTTGAGTTTAAAAAACTTGAATCATACAACAATAAACGACTTGAAATAAGTCAAACTCTACAGCTTATTGAACAGTATATGGGTTTCAAAAGGGACTTGGAGAAGATAGAAGGAGATATAAGGCATACAGAAGAGCAGAAGGACCTCTATATGACAGAGCTAAAAGACCTAAGAGAAAGGTCTCACAGAGGCTATGAGAAGATAAGAGATGTAGAATATGCCATACAAGAACTTGAGGAAAAGGGAGTGGAGCAGGAGTTTATTCAGTCTCAGAGGATAAAAGAGCAGGTGGAAAACACAAGGAGATTGGAAAAGGAAGAGGAACAGGTCAAGATACAGGTGGAAATCCTTGAAAAAGAGCTAAAAGGGAAAGAGGAGAAGCTAAACAAGGCGTTGAAAGAAAGGGAGGAGTTGGAGCTTGCTATAGGACAAACGGAAGGAGATATATCTAACCTTAGGTCTTTTATAGAAAGAGAAAGCGAACTGCTTCAAGAAGGCTTTAGGCTTAAGGAGCAGTTAAGTAAGGCTTTGGAACTCAAACAGGTAAGCGAGGAAAGGGCTATATACGAGAAAAGACTGCAAGAATTGGAGAAAAACCTAAGCTCTATAGAGGAGCAGTTGGAAGGGCTAAAGGAAAGAAGGATTGATGTGTATGCCTTTGAGATAAGGTCAAGGTTAACGGAAGGAGATGTGTGTCCTGTATGCGGTCATAGAGTGGAGCATATAGAACTCAAAGAGCAGGGAGAAGACATTACGAGCCTAATCAAAAGGCAAGAGGAACTAGAAAAGACCGCAAATAGCCTCAGGTCTGAACTTCTTGAAAATCAAGCCAAGGTTTCCATCTTGAAAACTAAGGAGAAGGAGTTGCAAGAGGCACTATATGGGCTTTCCACAGAGGATATTCAGGGAAGGCTTTCTCAAGTAGAGGGCATTCTAAAAGAAATTGAGGAAAAAAAGAGGCTTCTAAGGGACAGGGAACAAACCTTAAGAAACCTCAAAACTAAACACTCTGAACTATCCAAGTTTATAGACAACTTAAAGTTTGAAGAGGGCAAAATAAGAGAGGAGTTTCTCTCAAAGAACTCTATCCTTGAAAGGCTCGTAGAAGAGAAGAACTCTTTGATGAAGTCTTTGGGAGAGGTTTTGGATGTGGTGCTTGAAAGGGTCAAAAAGGCAGAAAAGGAGTATGAGGAGCTTAGGTTATTGAAGGAGAGGGAAAGGAAGTTTAAGCAGAGGTTTGAGGAGATACAAAAAGAGCTTATGGAAAAGGAAAAGAAGTATACGGAGCTTGAGGAGAGGCTAAAGGGACTAATCCAGCAGAAGAGGTCTTTGGAAGAAAAACTTATGGACTTAGGCAATAGGATTATAAAAGCTACTGGAGAAAGTCCCTCTGAGCTCTTAGCACACAAGCTAAGAAAACAAAGTCAAGAGTTGGAAAGAAGGGTAAAGGAGGTGCAAGAAAGCTACGAGACGACCTCTTCCTACCTGCAAAGGTTAAGAGAACAGGAAGCAAGGCTTATCTCAGATATTCAAAACATAGAGAGGATGCTTTCTCAACTACAGTCTCAAAAACAAAGCATGGCAAGTGAGATATACTCTCTCCAGGAGAGATTTGGTAGTTTACAAAACCTCAAAAGCTGTGCCCTAAGTCAAGAACAGATAAAGAGCCTTCAGCAGGAAATAGAAGAATATAACAAAGAAAGGCATAACCTTGAAAACAAGCTCAAAGAGTTAGAGTTAAAGCTCCAAGGTTTAAAGGAGCTTCCTGAGACATTCCGCATGGAAGAGGACCTAAAGGGATTGGAAGCGTCTATTGAGGAAAACAGGAGGTTGCATGGAAGTTTGGATAGTGAAATAAAAAAGCTAAAAGAAGACCTCTCTGAAAAGCAAAGTTTGGAGAAAAGCCTTTCTGAGCTTCGCATGGAATTAAGCCTTTATGAAAGGTTAAGGAGCGACCTTGTAGATAATCAATTTCCAGAGTATGTGAGCCAGCTTATGCTAAAAAGGATCGTTGATAGGGCGAGTTATTACCTTTTTAAATTCACTTCGGGACTTTTTACCTTTGACCTGCTTGAAGGAGACCTGCATGTCTACGACCACTCCACAGGATATCATAGGATTGTTTCCAGTTTAAGCGGTGGTGAGACCTTTTTGGCGAGCCTTTCTCTTGCCTTTGCGGTGGCGGACATACTCTCTCAAAATGCACCTCTTGAAAGCCTTTTCATAGATGAAGGCTTTGGTTCTTTAGATAGGGAAACAAGAGATTCCCTTTCTGAGTTTTTTGATATGATAAGGCAGTCCACAGACAGGCTTGTGGGAGTTATAACCCACGTGGAAGACATAGCGGAAAAGTTTAGTCAAAGAATAGAAGTGGAAAAAAGGGAGGGCTACGCAAAGCTCAAGGTCATATATTAA
- a CDS encoding metallophosphoesterase family protein: MKFLHMADLHAGKRLYDKVSRNEDLVYALEQIKNICKENSIDLLIVAGDIFDKRNPDFESQGLIMEFLTEMNSIGLHILLIAGNHDSYDFMKIYKNLRKLSNIHVFDRPSTNLKEVIFQYDQLKIACLPYPDERVLTNFDEERHRSYAEKVANYMKALACEVEDSRYRVLVSHLMIDRAKVAGSELQSSVSPYYAVRADTIPDTFQYVALGHVHRNQRIEGTTPKVYYSGSPYQIDFSEKGMDKFVNLVVLEDGMAKVETIRLDLKRQLVEIRLKEGEDIQKSLEPLSKENLLVRVVMEVKMSDPFLQQRRDMVFKILGDRLVRLEIEPLGTSQETRAEAGKIDLLSLYEDFHKFKYKSESSQDLKALIEKLIDRVSHETHKA; the protein is encoded by the coding sequence ATGAAATTTCTACATATGGCAGACCTTCATGCAGGCAAAAGGCTATACGACAAAGTGAGCAGAAACGAAGACCTTGTTTATGCCCTTGAGCAGATAAAAAACATATGTAAAGAAAATAGTATAGACCTTCTTATAGTTGCAGGTGATATCTTTGACAAGAGAAACCCCGACTTTGAATCTCAAGGACTCATAATGGAATTCCTCACAGAGATGAACTCCATTGGACTGCACATATTACTCATAGCAGGAAATCACGACAGCTACGACTTTATGAAAATATACAAGAACCTAAGAAAACTCTCAAACATTCATGTTTTTGATAGACCTTCTACAAACCTCAAGGAAGTCATATTCCAATACGACCAGTTAAAGATTGCCTGCCTCCCCTATCCCGATGAGAGGGTTTTGACCAACTTTGACGAAGAAAGGCATAGAAGCTATGCGGAGAAGGTGGCAAATTACATGAAAGCCCTTGCGTGCGAGGTTGAGGACTCACGATACAGAGTCCTTGTTTCTCACTTAATGATAGATAGGGCTAAGGTGGCAGGAAGTGAACTCCAATCAAGCGTAAGTCCCTACTATGCGGTAAGAGCGGATACAATTCCGGATACCTTTCAATATGTAGCCTTAGGGCACGTTCATAGAAATCAGAGAATAGAAGGCACCACACCCAAAGTTTACTATTCTGGTAGTCCTTACCAGATAGATTTCTCAGAAAAGGGCATGGATAAGTTTGTAAACTTGGTGGTGCTTGAGGATGGTATGGCGAAGGTAGAAACCATAAGGCTTGACCTTAAAAGACAGCTTGTGGAGATAAGGCTTAAAGAGGGGGAAGATATACAAAAATCTCTTGAACCCTTGTCTAAGGAAAACCTGCTGGTAAGGGTTGTTATGGAGGTAAAAATGTCAGACCCCTTCTTACAGCAGAGGAGGGATATGGTGTTTAAAATCCTTGGCGACAGGCTTGTAAGGCTTGAAATAGAGCCCTTGGGAACTTCTCAAGAGACAAGAGCAGAAGCAGGCAAAATAGACCTGCTTAGCCTATATGAGGACTTTCATAAGTTTAAATACAAGTCAGAATCCTCACAGGACTTAAAGGCTTTAATTGAAAAACTTATAGACAGGGTTAGCCATGAGACCCATAAGGCTTGA
- a CDS encoding TIGR00730 family Rossman fold protein yields the protein MNSEEIRLIEELKIRQGDTWRVLKIMSEFVQGFDALSSIGPAITFFGSSRLDETDPYYKKAYRTAFMLGSLGFHIVTGGGPGIMEAANRGGKDAGTLSVGLNIQIPTEQVPNPYQNISLNFDYFFVRKVMLLRYSTAYLIFPGGFGTLDELFEALTLIQTGKSPRFPIILFGAEYWKPLLDFMKNTMVAYNTISKEDMNFISLCDTPEEAVELIIEEMVSLYRKLEREEPFNPMFERLKTILSGAGVLS from the coding sequence ATGAACAGTGAAGAGATACGTCTTATAGAAGAGCTCAAAATAAGGCAGGGCGATACTTGGCGTGTATTAAAAATAATGAGTGAGTTTGTCCAAGGCTTTGATGCCCTATCTTCTATAGGTCCTGCTATAACCTTTTTTGGAAGCTCAAGGCTTGATGAAACAGACCCGTATTATAAAAAAGCATACAGAACAGCCTTTATGCTTGGAAGTCTCGGCTTTCATATAGTCACAGGTGGTGGTCCAGGCATAATGGAGGCTGCAAACAGAGGAGGCAAAGATGCAGGAACTTTGTCTGTGGGTCTAAACATTCAAATACCCACAGAGCAGGTCCCTAACCCATATCAAAACATATCTCTAAACTTTGACTACTTTTTTGTAAGGAAGGTAATGCTTCTGAGGTATTCTACCGCCTATCTTATATTCCCCGGTGGTTTTGGAACCCTTGATGAGCTCTTTGAAGCTCTAACTCTTATACAAACAGGCAAGAGCCCAAGGTTTCCCATAATACTCTTTGGTGCTGAATACTGGAAGCCCCTTTTGGACTTTATGAAAAACACCATGGTCGCTTATAATACCATTAGCAAAGAAGATATGAACTTCATATCCTTGTGCGACACTCCAGAGGAAGCGGTTGAGCTTATAATAGAGGAGATGGTCTCCCTATACAGAAAGCTCGAAAGGGAGGAACCTTTCAATCCGATGTTTGAGAGGTTAAAGACCATACTATCTGGAGCTGGTGTTTTATCATGA
- a CDS encoding NTPase codes for MKIVLTGEPGIGKTTFIKNLAKALGDKTIGFWTEEVRDPKTKKRTGFKIVSTEGKRLLFASKTFTSKHLVGSYGVNVQRFESVALPILEKALQENKVVLVDEVGKMELFSKPFRELIRVLIHDPRKHMVITIPIRDVHPLVAEIRRLMGAVLLEVNRENRDGLLEDILSLLDTS; via the coding sequence ATGAAAATAGTGCTTACAGGAGAGCCAGGTATAGGGAAAACCACGTTCATAAAGAATTTAGCAAAGGCTTTAGGGGACAAAACCATAGGCTTTTGGACGGAAGAGGTTAGAGACCCAAAGACAAAAAAACGCACAGGCTTTAAAATAGTTTCCACAGAAGGTAAGAGGCTTCTTTTTGCCAGTAAAACCTTTACCTCAAAGCATCTTGTAGGCTCTTATGGTGTGAATGTACAAAGGTTTGAAAGTGTAGCTCTTCCAATCCTTGAAAAGGCTCTTCAGGAAAACAAAGTAGTGCTTGTGGACGAAGTGGGCAAAATGGAACTTTTCTCAAAACCCTTTAGAGAGCTTATAAGAGTACTCATCCATGACCCGAGAAAGCATATGGTGATAACCATTCCTATAAGGGATGTGCATCCTCTTGTTGCGGAAATAAGAAGACTCATGGGTGCAGTTCTTTTGGAGGTAAACAGAGAAAACAGAGATGGGCTATTGGAGGATATTCTCAGCCTTCTTGACACATCCTGA